From one Babesia bovis T2Bo chromosome 3, whole genome shotgun sequence genomic stretch:
- a CDS encoding Cytochrome C oxidase assembly family protein: MIGLNINRCGLVYLRRTSSTYVTCGTRKHQLLQSCVKRRCTNLKYINTNRVAKQLGDHNNTWNASKKIEDHAVSGLYGNASAFHTHGSSNGAKGNWFLLMRHGGERAVAIWLLASAGMTAGVMAMGAYVRLRESGLSMLDWHLLGKYLPKDEEEWMEEFNKYKTTPEYQQVHFGIDLDDYKNIFINEWLHRMMGRTSGLFFGAGALYLALRRQLGPGGYFITLVVSALGLGQAFVGKWMVDSGFKELQTENRTPRVSPYRLCIHFSNALAMYSICFWNGFKIIKSQPLLAPAPALLKVRRMAMITLSSMFCTMVYGTLVAGNDAGLAYNTWPKMMDTFIPNDYAEVNSAKHLFEKTGVIQFNHRCLGYITFLMSLATYYKARSPGVPRAVRSLAMGVTHAAVLQIVIGVITVLKTVPLHGAMAHHTNAMVLWSMLLMLLVRLR, encoded by the exons ATGATTGGTCTTAACATTAATAGGTGTGGACTTGTATACCTTCGTAGGACTTCATCGACCTATGTAACGTGCGGAACAAGAAAGCATCAACTACTCCAGTCATGTGTAAAGCGTAGATGCACAAATTTAAAGTATATAAACACTAATAGAGTTGCTAAGCAACTGGGAGATCataacaatacatggaatGCTTCTAAAAAAATAGAAGACCATGCAGTATCAGGCCTATATGGTAATGCTTCTGCATTCCATACACATGGATCAAGTAACGGGGCGAAAGGAAACTGGTTCTTACTGATGAGACATGGAGGAGAACGAGCAGTTGCAATTTGGTTATTAG CATCCGCGGGAATGACGGCAGGAGTGATGGCAATGGGAGCCTACGTAAGACTGAGAGAAAGCGGTTTGTCCATGCTAGACTGGCATCTTCTTGGGAAGTATTTACCTAAAGATGAAGAGGAATGGATGGAAGaatttaataaatataaa ACAACTCCGGAGTATCAACAGGTACATTTTGGTATCGATCTAGATGAttacaaaaatatattcataaATGAGTGGCTACATCGCATGATGGGAAGAACATCAGGTCTGTTCTTTGGCGCAGGCGCACTCTATCTTGCGTTGCGAAGGCAACTTGGACCTGGAGGTTACTTTATCACCCTGG TTGTCTCTGCTCTTGGATTAGGACAAGCTTTTGTAGGTAAATGGATGGTAGATAGCGGTTTCAAAGAACTTCAAACTGAAAATAGAACTCCAAG GGTATCACCGTACAGGCTATGTATACATTTTTCAAACGCTCTGGCGATGTATTCAATTTGTTTCTGGAACGGATTTAAGATTATTAAATCTCAACCCCTATTAGCTCCAGCACCAGCCCTCCTTAAAGTACGCAGAATGGCCATGATCACATTAAGCTCAATGTTTTGCACCATGGTATACGGAACTTTGGTTGCGGGTAATGACGCAGGACTAGCGTACAATACTTGGCCAAAAATGATGGACACATTTATACCAAACGACTACGCAGAGGTTAACAGTGCAAAACATCTGTTTGAAAAAACGGGTGTTATCCAGTTTAATCATAGATGCCTGGGATATATAACCTTCCTTATGAGTCTTGCAACCTACTATAAAGCGAGGTCGCCCGGTGTACCGCGTGCCGTAAGGAGCCTTGCAATGGGTGTGACGCACGCAGCTGTCCTCCAGATTGTAATAGGCGTTATCACAGTCCTCAAAACTGTACCTCTCCATGGAGCTATGGCGCACCACACCAATGCTATGGTACTCTGGTCTATGCTATTGATGCTCTTGGTAAGGCTGAGGTGA
- a CDS encoding putative integral membrane protein: MTTKCPKKKSDNEVYSHLRDLLLLLILSVALYVVTAVTLTKAAALDLAYVTNYLGCAAFLLGSIAYIFVPFVQAYNKASSCKSPKQGEKGSQP; this comes from the coding sequence ATGACTACTAAGTGTCCTAAGAAAAAATCAGATAATGAGGTCTATTCCCACCTACGGGATTTACTATTACTGCTAATACTATCAGTTGCGTTGTATGTAGTAACGGCGGTAACATTAACCAAAGCTGCAGCACTGGACTTAGCATACGTCACAAACTATTTGGGCTGTGCTGCCTTCCTTCTGGGTTCAATAGCATACATCTTTGTGCCGTTTGTACAGGCCTATAATAAGGCATCATCTTGTAAGTCACCTAAACAAGGTGAAAAAGGATCGCAGCCGTAA
- a CDS encoding Mitochondrial glycofamily protein, whose product MHIRAALLRNVRRFGSCRLTSLRSVGYRGFQPYVRSGTISQCIRGFSAESEKLRELVQGEIQHENSNYESPANIKTFLEKNDWNFVEKDGDINMTLEKTVDGKKVTVDFQLVSPFETEGDGEAQAEMTDFSVTVEKPTGQGITFYCSTLQNDDKFRYMICNVRFFSDEASKNSVSTYNGPDFEDLDDSLQATLDEWLGSLGIDGELCDFIDSCSIDKEQREYIFWLKGLEKFLA is encoded by the exons ATGCATATCCGCGCCGCTCTTTTGCGTAATGTTCGTCGTTTCGGCAGCTGCCGTTTGACATCTCTTCGTTCTGTTGGCTACCGTGGATTCCAGCCGTATGTGCGTAGTGGAACAATTTCCCAATGTATCCGTGGGTTTTCCGCTGAATCAGAGAAGCTTCGCGAGTTGGTTCAAGGTGAAATTCAGCATGAGAATTCCAACTATGAGTCTCCTGCTAACATCAAAACTTTTTTGGAGAAGAACG ATTGGAATTTTGTTGAGAAGGACGGTGACATTAACATGACGTTAGAAAAGACGGTTGACG GCAAGAAGGTTACTGTTGATTTTCAGTTGGTCTCTCCCTTTGAGACTGAAGGTGATGGTGAGGCCCAGGCTGAGATGACTGACTTTTCTGTAACGGTTGAGAAACCAACTGGACAAGGTATTACCTTTTACTGCAGTACTCTTCAAAATGACGACAAATTCCGTTATATGATTTGCAACGTTCGTTTCTTCAGTGACGAGGCTTCCAAGAATTCTGTTTCAACATATAATGGACCTGACTTTGAAGATTTGGATGACAGTCTACAGGCTACTCTTGATGAATGGCTTGGTAGTTTGGGCATCGATGGGGAGTTGTGTGATTTCATTGATTCTTGCAGCATAGACAAGGAGCAGCGTGAATATATCTTCTGGCTAAAGGGCCTAGAGAAGTTCCTTGCTTAG
- a CDS encoding putative methionine aminopeptidase type II, producing MQSTESADDSVLRVCSVSNHRRTKKVQQKINKDSSDDLMELESLSVLDSNPLLHASEPGVPLRCLNTWTSESPFPKPVHEQFKDGQYPLGEVWEYSGAGATRVNDAEKRHLDKLSIDSYQDLRRAAEVHRQVRRYIQSVIRPDISLIDLVNAIETKSKELIASDGLKCGWAFPTGVSINHCAAHYTPNYGDKSMLRYGDVCKVDFGTHVNGHIIDCAFTVAFDEQYDNLLRATQDGTNVGIKLAGIDARLCEIAEEIQDTIESYEVEINGITCPVKAIRNLTGHSIGSYRIHSGKAVPIVRNSGCTDIMEEGDLFAIETFASTGKGLVLESMECSHYMKDFNATYVPLTLKSAREVLRSINTHFGTLAFCRRWLDDVTGSRNLLALKHLVDKGVVNPYPPLCDVRGSYTSQMEHTILLRPTCKEVLSRGEDY from the exons atgcaGTCAACTGAATCCGCTGATGATTCAGTTCTACGCGTATGTTCTGTGTCAAACCATAGACGTACGAAGAAGGTCCAACAAAAAATCAACAAGGATTCTTCTGATGATTTAATGGAATTGGAATCTTTATCTGTATTAGATTCTAATCCGTTGTTACACGCTTCTGAGCCTGGAGTTCCACTACGTTGTTTAAATACATGGACTTCAGAATCACCTTTTCCTAAGCCTGTACATGAACAGTTTAAGGACGGCCAATATCCATTAG GCGAAGTTTGGGAATATAGCGGTGCCGGAGCTACCCGTGTGAATGATGCGGAAAAACGCCATTTGGATAAGTTATCAATAGACAGCTACCAGGATTTGCGTCGTGCTGCTGAGGTTCATCGACAAGTTCGACGTTACATTCAATCTGTAATTCGACCGG ACATATCGTTGATTGACTTGGTTAATGCCATAGAGACCAAGTCTAAGGAGCTGATCGCATCTGACGGTCTGAAGTGTGGTTGGGCATTTCCGACAGGTGTTTCTATTAACCACTGCGCAGCTCATTACACTCCTAACTATGGTGATAAATCTATGTTGCGGTATGGTGATGTTTGCAAAGTTGATTTTGGTACTCATGTAAATGGTCACATCATCGACTGTGCTTTCACTGTAGCATTCGATGAACAATATGACAACTTGCTTCGTGCTACTCAGGATGGTACTAATGTTGGCATAAAACTCGCTGGCATTGACGCTCGTTTGTGTGAGATTGCTGAGGAAATACAGGATACTATTGAGAGTTATGAAGTCGAGATCAATGGCATCACATGTCCTGTAAAGGCTATTCGCAACCTTACTGGGCATAGTATTGGATCATATCGCATACATTCTGGCAAGGCGGTGCCAATCGTTCGCAACAGCGGGTGCACCGACATTATGGAGGAGGGTGATTTATTTGCTATTGAGACATTTGCTTCTACTGGTAAAGGTCTAGTCCTCGAGTCTATGGAATGCTCACACTACATGAAAGACTTCAATGCTACTTACGTCCCTTTGACACTTAAGAGTGCTCGTGAAGTATTGAGGAGCATAAACACT CACTTTGGTACATTAGCTTTTTGTCGACGTTGGTTGGATGACGTTACTGGTTCTCGTAATCTGTTAGCTTTGAAGCATTTGGTTGACAAGGGTGTTGTAAATCCTTATCCTCCTCTTTGTGATGTTCGTGGTTCCTATACTTCTCAGATGGAACATACGATTCTGTTACGTCCAACTTGCAAAGAAGTGTTATCTCGTGGAGAAGATTACTGA
- a CDS encoding variant erythrocyte surface antigen-1 alpha subunit: protein MAVNSTFTPKASLTEAPTNLKEAIDWVLRVTGRDGKKLDKDECICGLAAAVTDLLQSVELEYHGEAPNKGASQQEVKGHLNELFSLVQGLGGTAVVRTYIDQLAQVLSALVGWSKIDKCWDSKGNCKVGGNGYQHGIKTDCEYLKDVKENTPCKDCGCMKWEVTRPDDEGTPLGRKCTRCSSGGSSSAQCSCSSGGGTCSAGKDCKCAKEGKCCKCCCNSGSCKDKCQKDAKCSCDKEDRYRSAYPKTTRDWADGGFTLTWVQLVDTWMETKSDSRSASLRRHHCARILLGSVCLIWSGLTYMYWTGKWAKGSPRWNNHILDGSGLDDGTLSQWLQALGFPRDMINNSGPRNRWDAVIWDGFRGMLYLGFPDTGNGSPVHGGDYNDNTFRNPAGMNYAGYIHTVDRGAFCSKATVFNNGTTSITEENINKCGALYKLYILSCAYFTGLQQKDTPQADNKTPRTIREILYWLSALPYSQAYKDTLDYAKEVLKKVAPDVQGTKTLSFLQTGRTAPITVHEYNLFAHFQAVTQYCPLVLIGIQGGIHSSKSTDSTKEPPIHSLYANTECNFTYPTVSIQAYNQVVHYIRALFYQLYFLRKQCAMKVAQGGKWRECRYGKDVVSKGVISWMCLGCSPMEHDRTKRVDKVKEELGKVVKKVKLLEGEKADGIEKAKALLVAIGDVVVQLGNAQEALEGKKTEGINAVKEKLTEAKGELEGAKEKLDEALTGNGGGSSGILKDLEGKLDTATGGKEVDPGKNEVSKAIHKVWEVLKEMEKQLKEVLKNIKDEIEQYESDMDDNTGRIIQEKTFYKAVKELISICNSPKCPSCKSHSNKCGRQPQSKYCDKCHQQYMDGTPSPLQAFLEDRLPGFSCEVVRNTDTDKDTVYPSAASHLGHCNGSGQCCPLPMGFRNNFQDGVTQTGQRLYGILYFFSNGDMMQSCVYTLVRVTAALSATTPQVLGDVFGFFRGGVGEKEKGKTQKGQDNTPCKHEGNPSDTSEENRTKYFCGWCASGLRDEVKKIEWIQKALGGKDYRTSVGTALIDIKGDKDTTAAPLSSDSTTTNNLSTLTKNCQYLSPLTGELYTAVSATFGGTYLSWVLYLSDALHSGLESLSEAFRNIECRGCKGNCDPNKCKKGAHGQKSDTGSAGLCRCQSIVSCTGVLPVLYRHGFSYGNPFNLEGYRQGDGKDDGDYSIMDKTNDSTKKCHQFLDSLSAVIKKKEEATPKEHPLTKLLSEVGKLQYDIRLPWIFVLTLAWLVAVLYLAFGAIWPLDWTHMRSHWLRGGEHQWQCMWYKVMTGRKGMELVEYFGKT from the exons atggccgTGAATAgcactttcacgccgaaggcgtcccTAACTGAGGCAcctaccaacctgaaggaggccattgactgggtcctgagggtaactggtagggatggtaaaaAGCTGGACAAAGATG aatgtatatgtggcctggcggcggcagtgactgacctcctgcagtcagtagaactggagtaccatg gtgaagCCCCAAATAAAGGCGCCTCTCAACAGGAAGTCAAAGGCCACCTCAATGAGCTATTCTCTCTGGtacagggactaggtggtactgcagtggtccggacctacatagaccagctggcacaggtactcagtgcactcgttgggtggagtaagatagataAGTGTTGGGACAGTAAGGGCAACTGCAAGGTCGGTGGCAAtggatatcaacatggcaTAAAAACGGATTGCGAGTATCTAAAGGATGTAAAGGAAAACACTCCGTGCAAGGActgtgggtgtatgaaatgggaagTGACCAGGCCGGACGACGAAGGAACACCACTGGGAAGGAAGTGTACTAGgtgtagtagtggtggtagtagtagtgCACAGTGTAGTtgtagtagtggtggtggcaCATGTAGTGCTGGCAAGGACTGCAAATGCGCTAAAgaaggcaaatgctgcaagtgttgttgtaatagTGGGAGTTGTAAGGATAAGTGTCAGAAGGATGCTaagtgtagttgtgatAAGGAGGACAGATACAGGTCGGCATATCCCAAAACTACCAGAGACTGGGCTGATGGTGGTTTCACCCTTACATGGGTACAACTTGTTGACACGTGGATGGAGACAAAGAGTGATAGTAGGAGTGCTTCCCTACGACGTCACCACTGTGCCCGCATCTtactagggtcagtatgtctcatctggagtggacttacttatatgtattggacaggAAAGTGGGCCAAGGGTAGTCCCCggtggaacaatcacattttggatggcagtggtctagatgatggcacactatcccaatggctacaggccctagggtttcctagggatatgATTAATAATAGTGGTCCTAGAAataggtgggatgcagttatatgggatgggtttaggggtatgttatatttgggattcccggaTACTGGTAATGGTAGTCCTGTCCATGGCGGGGACTataatgataatacattcagaaatccagctggtatgaactatgctggatatatacataccgtagacaggggtgcattttgcagcaaGGCTACTGTATTCAATAATGGTACCACCAGCATAACTGAGGAAAACATCAACAAATGTGGTGCCTTGTacaagctctatattctatcgTGTGCCTATTTTACTGGCCTTCAGCAGAAGGATACGCCGCAGGCGGACAATAAAACTCCCCGTaccatccgtgagatcctatactggcttagtgcattgccctatagtcaggccTATAAGGATACACTAGACTATGCCAAGGaagtattgaagaaggtagcaCCAGACGTTCAAGGCACTAAAACGCTCTCATTCCTTCAAACAGGCCGCACAGCTCCCATCACAGttcatgaatacaacctatttgcccacttccaggcagtgacccagtactgcccattggtactcatcggtatccagggtggaataCACAGTTCTAAAAGCACTGACAGCACTAAAGAACCTCCTATCCACTCCCTGTACGCCAACACGGAGTGCaacttcacctatcccactgtatccatccaagcatacaaccaggtggtccactacattagggctctgttctatcAACTCTATTTTCTTAGGAAACAATGTGCCATGAAAGTGGCTCAAggaggcaaatggcgtgagtgtaggtatggcaaGGATGTGGTgtccaagggggtaattagctggatgtgcctggggtgtagccccatggaacatgataggacAAAGAGGGTTGATAAGGTAAAGGAGGAGTTGGGAAAAGTAGTGAAGAAGGTAAAGTTATTGGAAGGGGAGAAGGCAGATGGGATCGAGAAGGCCAAAGCATTACTCGTGGCCATAGGGgatgtagtggtacaattaggtaatgcccaggaggcattggaagggaagaagaCAGAGGGGATCAATGCAGTGAAGGAGAAACTAACGGAGGCTAAGGGGGAACTAGAGGGGGCTAAGGAGAAACTAGATGAGGCG CTGACGGGgaatggtggtggtagtagtggAATACTAAAGGATTTGGAAGGGAAACTAGATACGGCAACGGGTGGAAAGGAGGTTGACCCTGGTAAGAATGAGGTATCCAAGGCTATCCATAAGGTATGGGAGGTATTGAAGGAAATGGAGAAACAGTTGAAAGAAGTTCTGAAGAATATCAAGGATGAAATAGAGCAGTATGAGTCAGATATGGATGACAACACAGGTAGGATTATCCAAGAAAAGACTTTTTACAAAGCCGTCAAAGAActcatctccatctgcAACTCACCCAAGTGCCCATCCTGTAAATCACACTCCAACAAGTGTGGCCGACAGCCACAGTCCAAGTACTGTGACaagtgccaccaacaatacatggacggcaCTCCATcacccctccaggcattcctcgaggacaGGTTACCAGGCTTTAGTTGTGAGGTAGTACGAAACACTGACACAGACAAAGACACAGTGTACCCATccgctgcatcccacctaggACACTGCAATGGCTCAGGTCAGTGCTgtccattgccaatgggttttagaaaTAACTTCCAGGACGGTGTCACCCAAACCGGtcaacgcctttatggcatcctctacttctttagtaacggggacatgatgcagtcgtgtgtttatacactagtgagggtaactgcagcactcagtgccaccacaccacaggtactgggtgatgtctttgggttctttagagGGGGTGTAGGAGAGAAGGAGAAGGGAAAGACACAGAAGGGACAGGATAACACGCCATGTAAGCACGAGGGTAATCCAAGTGACACATCTGAGGAGAACAGGACTAagtacttttgcggctggtgtgcctctgggttacgggatgaagtaaagaagatagagtggatcCAAAAGGCACTGGGTGGAAAGGACTACAGAACGAGTGTCGGCACAGCActgatagatataaaaGGCGATAAGGACACTACTGCTGCTCCACTGTCCAGTGACAGTACCACCACTAATAACCTCTCAACACTCACtaagaactgccagtacctctctCCCCTAAcaggtgaactctatacagcagtgagtgccacattcggtggaacatacctctcatgggtactatatctatcagatgcacttcattcaggactagagtcactcTCTGAGGCATTCCGtaatattgaatgccggggctgtaagggaaactgtgaccccaataagtgtAAGAAGGGAGCCCATGGACAGAAGAGTGATACAGGTAGCGCCGGACTATGCCggtgccaatcaatcgtatcatgcaccggggtactaccggtgctgtatagacatggctttagctacggtaacccattcaatctggaggggtaccgGCAGGGGGATGGAAAGGATGAtggagattatagtattATGGACAAGACGAATGACAGTACTAAGAAGTGTCATCAATTCTTAGACAGTctcagtgcagtgatcaagaagaaggaagAAGCCACCCCGAAGGAACATCCCTTGACAAAGTTACTATCAGAagtcggcaagctccaatacgacatacggctcccgtggatctttgtactgaccttggcctggctagtagcggtactctaccttgcttttggtgccatatggccactggactggacacatatgaggtcgcattggttacggggtggagaacaccagtggcagtgtatgtggtataaggttaTGACGGggcgcaaaggaatggaactggtggagtattttggtaagacatag
- a CDS encoding RNase H2 complex component family protein (Ydr279p protein (RNase H2 complex component) family protein) translates to MFFGDSSLISMRNVPPKETSASQFNHSRLMILDESIATPVVVVNLPSPRALLESSFYTIYKDKIYWIRGIVPNLKPVSLFFNNLIVNDDLIYATFPFDAIHLMTSLLFLDSARFISIPQRIYDLYRPNGKESQYPGLEAGLFYIWNNNIDGVQDRLSYLCDCIKPEGVKDTLFKPNVNKFRMMVEYKVLTLTKRLKEENVVMGSYCLLSDISNKDDIRKHHIQYIEGKLSLFAWSVISTMLNTEARTALISTSVLDISYRGQKQHGTPLSSRMSSGANTQKKRRLPVIKGTASITSFFKSK, encoded by the coding sequence ATGTTTTTTGGAGATTCTAGTTTAATCTCTATGAGGAATGTGCCCCCCAAAGAGACATCGGCATCTCAATTTAATCATTCCCGTTTGATGATACTGGATGAATCTATTGCTACACCTGTTGTTGTGGTAAACCTACCAAGCCCAAGAGCTCTTTTGGAATCCAGCTTCTATACCATATACAAAGATAAGATTTATTGGATTCGCGGGATTGTACCTAATCTCAAACCGGTTAGCCTGTTCTTCAACAACTTGATTGTTAACGATGATTTAATCTATGCAACATTTCCGTTTGACGCTATCCACTTGATGACGTCATTACTATTTCTCGATTCTGCTAGGTTCATCTCTATTCCTCAGCGTATATATGATTTGTATCGTCCAAATGGTAAAGAGTCGCAGTACCCCGGGTTGGAAGCTGGtctattttatatatggaaCAATAATATTGACGGCGTCCAAGATCGACTATCGTATTTATGTGACTGCATCAAACCTGAAGGCGTGAAAGACACCCTGTTCAAACCGAACGTAAATAAATTCAGAATGATGGTCGAATACAAGGTGCTCACATTAACGAAAAGATTAAAGGAAGAAAATGTAGTAATGGGATCCTATTGCCTGTTATCTGACATTTCTAATAAAGACGATATTAGGAAGCATcacatacaatatatagaaGGTAAATTATCTCTCTTTGCTTGGTCAGTCATATCTACTATGCTAAACACTGAGGCGCGAACCGCACTCATCTCGACTAGCGTTTTAGATATTAGTTATCGGGGTCAAAAGCAACATGGAACGCCTTTATCATCACGCATGTCATCTGGCGCCAATACGCAGAAGAAACGTAGGCTTCCTGTCATCAAAGGTACGGCATCTATTACAAGCTTCTTTAAGTCAAAGTAA